A section of the Mesorhizobium loti genome encodes:
- a CDS encoding L-fuculose-phosphate aldolase has translation MTVSDLEARQAIIDACLKMNALGINQGTSGNVSRRHGEGMLISPTSTPYETLVPEDIVFMAWDGEVDGRLPPSSEWRFHLDIMKARPEVNAVVHAHPTFCTTIAIMGRKIPAIHYMVAVAGGSDIRCAPYATFGTAELSAHAVEALRDRKACLLAQHGMIAVGSSLSQAMWLAVEVETLARQYHGALQIGEPPILSEEEIENVIKRMASYGLRDKEAAA, from the coding sequence ATGACCGTTTCGGACCTAGAGGCACGCCAGGCAATCATCGATGCCTGCCTCAAGATGAACGCGCTGGGCATCAACCAGGGCACCTCAGGCAATGTCAGCCGACGCCATGGCGAGGGCATGCTGATCTCGCCGACCAGCACGCCTTACGAGACGCTGGTGCCCGAGGACATCGTCTTCATGGCCTGGGACGGCGAGGTCGACGGGCGCCTGCCGCCGTCGAGCGAATGGCGTTTCCATCTCGACATCATGAAGGCGCGGCCCGAGGTCAACGCGGTCGTCCATGCGCATCCAACCTTTTGCACGACCATCGCCATCATGGGCAGGAAGATACCGGCGATCCATTACATGGTGGCGGTCGCCGGCGGCAGCGACATTCGCTGCGCCCCTTACGCCACCTTCGGCACGGCCGAGCTTTCGGCGCATGCGGTGGAGGCGCTGCGCGACCGCAAGGCCTGCCTGCTCGCACAGCACGGCATGATCGCGGTCGGTTCCAGCCTCAGCCAGGCGATGTGGCTGGCGGTGGAGGTGGAAACGCTGGCGCGGCAGTATCACGGCGCCCTGCAGATCGGCGAGCCGCCGATCCTGTCCGAGGAGGAGATCGAAAACGTCATCAAGCGCATGGCCAGCTACGGCCTGCGCGACAAGGAGGCTGCTGCCTGA
- a CDS encoding sugar ABC transporter substrate-binding protein encodes MTGSMKGLVKALALGLAAACSLAAISGASAEELSLKGKRIGVSAIGTDHYWDLMAFRGIQDRVKELGGEVIALDAGRKDQQQIAQLQTLIAQKPDAIIEQLGNLEVLNPWLQKIRDAGIPLFTVDTATPHAINNTTSNNYNIGAEIALQMVADMGGKGNVLVFNGFYSVPVCKIRYDQLKYVLTSFPDVKIVEPELRDVIPNTVQSAYSNVTDMLTKSPEKGSIGAVWACWDVPQIGATQAVEAAGRNEVKTYGIDGSPEVIKMVMDPKSSAGAVAAQQPYEIGKTSVDNAAKYLAGQKVAPFTFVPAVLINKENAAEKGKPFLDAAEKAGVK; translated from the coding sequence ATGACCGGATCCATGAAAGGCCTCGTCAAGGCGCTCGCTTTGGGGTTGGCGGCGGCTTGCAGCCTGGCCGCCATCTCGGGCGCGAGTGCCGAGGAACTGTCGCTCAAGGGCAAGCGCATCGGCGTCTCCGCCATCGGAACGGATCACTACTGGGACCTGATGGCGTTCCGCGGCATCCAGGACCGCGTGAAGGAGCTCGGCGGCGAAGTGATCGCGCTCGACGCCGGCCGCAAGGACCAGCAGCAGATCGCGCAGTTGCAGACGCTCATCGCTCAGAAGCCCGACGCCATCATCGAGCAGCTCGGCAATCTGGAAGTGCTGAACCCGTGGCTGCAGAAGATCCGCGATGCCGGCATCCCGCTGTTCACGGTCGACACCGCGACGCCGCACGCCATCAACAACACCACGTCCAACAACTACAACATCGGCGCCGAGATCGCGCTGCAGATGGTCGCCGACATGGGCGGCAAGGGCAATGTGCTGGTCTTCAACGGCTTCTACAGCGTGCCGGTCTGCAAGATCCGCTACGACCAGCTGAAATATGTGCTGACCTCGTTCCCCGATGTGAAGATCGTCGAGCCGGAACTGCGCGACGTCATCCCGAACACCGTGCAGAGCGCCTATTCCAACGTCACCGATATGCTGACCAAGTCGCCCGAGAAGGGCTCGATCGGCGCGGTGTGGGCCTGCTGGGACGTACCGCAGATCGGCGCCACGCAGGCGGTCGAGGCCGCCGGCCGCAACGAGGTCAAGACCTACGGCATCGACGGCAGCCCGGAAGTCATCAAGATGGTGATGGATCCGAAGTCGTCGGCAGGCGCGGTGGCCGCGCAGCAGCCCTATGAGATCGGCAAGACATCGGTTGACAATGCCGCCAAATATCTTGCCGGCCAGAAGGTTGCGCCCTTCACCTTCGTACCGGCGGTGCTGATCAACAAGGAAAATGCCGCCGAAAAAGGAAAGCCGTTCCTCGACGCCGCCGAAAAAGCAGGCGTTAAATAG
- a CDS encoding sugar ABC transporter ATP-binding protein produces MQTAKREIAVSMTDISKRFGPVRALENANLEIARGSILGLVGQNGAGKSTIIKVLAGIIRPDSGTIVINGETVTSLSPAAVEKLGVHFIHQDRLLVPTATVGEAVFLGHEIGLGPFVSRRAMERKAADLLKRFFGMELPAGTLVKDLTTAQQKVVQITRALAQKASVLVLDEPTAALVKREVDSLFDVLRRLRDDGIAVVFISHYMQEIEKLCDRVTVMRNGTDVGTVDPRETSIDEIISMMIARDVGEMFPKRSVTLGAPVLEVANLRLGGSFENIGFNVRAGEIVGLTGLLGSGAKEIVQCLFGLKTADGGQVKVEGKQLSLSTPVKAVRDGIAMLPEDRRAHGVALGLSVRENISLASLRRYSRSGLVSRNSENQAVDGLIKELSIKTPHRDALVRELSGGNQQKVAIAKWLSCRSRVYVLDEPTVAVDVGAKVEIYNLLNRLAGEGAAILLLSSDLLELVGVCDRVLVVYRGRLAGTFSGAAMNSDALLAASSGARSNADGVAA; encoded by the coding sequence ATGCAGACAGCAAAGCGTGAAATTGCTGTATCGATGACGGACATATCGAAGCGGTTCGGTCCAGTGCGGGCGCTGGAGAACGCGAACCTCGAGATCGCGCGCGGCTCGATCCTCGGCCTTGTCGGCCAGAACGGCGCCGGCAAGTCGACGATCATCAAGGTGCTGGCCGGCATCATCCGACCGGACAGCGGCACCATCGTCATCAATGGCGAGACCGTGACCTCGCTGTCGCCGGCAGCGGTGGAAAAGCTCGGCGTGCATTTCATCCATCAGGACAGGCTGCTGGTGCCGACCGCGACTGTCGGCGAGGCGGTGTTCCTCGGCCATGAAATCGGTCTCGGCCCGTTCGTCAGCCGCCGCGCCATGGAGCGCAAGGCGGCCGATCTGTTGAAGCGCTTCTTCGGCATGGAATTGCCGGCGGGAACCCTGGTCAAGGACCTGACCACGGCACAGCAGAAAGTGGTGCAGATCACGCGGGCGCTGGCGCAGAAAGCGTCCGTGCTGGTGCTTGACGAGCCGACCGCGGCGCTGGTCAAACGCGAGGTCGACAGCCTGTTCGATGTGCTGCGCCGACTGCGCGACGACGGCATCGCCGTGGTCTTCATTTCCCACTACATGCAGGAAATCGAAAAGCTGTGTGACCGCGTCACCGTGATGCGCAACGGCACCGATGTCGGTACGGTCGATCCGCGTGAGACATCGATCGACGAGATCATATCGATGATGATCGCCCGCGATGTCGGCGAGATGTTTCCCAAGCGTTCGGTCACGCTGGGCGCGCCGGTGCTCGAAGTCGCCAATCTGCGGCTCGGCGGCAGCTTCGAAAACATCGGCTTCAACGTTCGCGCCGGCGAGATCGTCGGCCTCACGGGCCTGCTCGGCTCGGGCGCCAAGGAAATCGTGCAGTGTCTGTTCGGCCTCAAGACCGCCGATGGCGGCCAGGTCAAGGTCGAGGGCAAGCAGCTGTCGCTGTCGACGCCGGTCAAGGCCGTGCGTGACGGCATCGCCATGCTGCCGGAGGATCGTCGCGCGCACGGCGTGGCGCTCGGCCTGTCGGTGCGCGAGAACATTTCGCTGGCGAGCCTGCGCCGTTATTCCAGAAGCGGACTGGTCAGCCGCAACAGTGAGAACCAGGCGGTCGACGGACTGATCAAGGAATTGTCGATCAAGACGCCGCATCGCGACGCGCTGGTGCGCGAACTCTCTGGCGGCAACCAGCAGAAGGTGGCGATCGCCAAATGGTTGAGCTGCCGGTCGCGGGTCTATGTGCTGGACGAGCCCACGGTGGCCGTCGATGTCGGCGCCAAGGTCGAGATCTACAATCTATTGAACCGGCTGGCGGGCGAGGGGGCGGCGATCCTGCTTCTGTCGTCGGACCTGCTCGAACTGGTCGGCGTCTGCGACCGGGTGCTGGTCGTCTATCGCGGCCGGCTGGCCGGTACCTTCTCCGGTGCGGCGATGAACAGCGATGCGTTGCTCGCGGCGTCATCGGGCGCGCGCTCCAACGCTGACGGGGTGGCAGCATGA
- a CDS encoding ABC transporter permease: MSATTVHAQADVSDQTSATGKSAGRRFATLVVRLGAIAAFAAIMAYFVVFAPGFTSTFNLINVVEQSAILGVLAYGMTSVIIGGGSDVTEGGIDLSIAANMGLCAAVYATLLSMGYGDVLSALAAIAVGMAVGALNALAVVGLGILPLLATLAVLNVAAGMELTLTQNTVVGASSPLLGFLVSGAFLGISALAWALILFSALVIAIFHYTSFGLRLYAVGGHPEAARAAGLSVPFYVSFTYVLSGFCAAVASVLTVSRLSASTPGSGELLLSVLAAALLGTVFSRRFVPTMGGTLLSVLFIGLLANGFQLLNVSSYWVNGVQGALILLVVAITSFARGSEGSR, from the coding sequence ATGAGCGCGACAACTGTCCACGCCCAAGCCGACGTGTCCGACCAAACCAGCGCCACGGGCAAAAGTGCCGGACGGCGCTTCGCCACCCTCGTCGTGCGGCTCGGCGCGATTGCCGCCTTCGCCGCGATCATGGCCTATTTCGTCGTCTTTGCGCCGGGCTTCACATCGACCTTCAACCTGATCAACGTCGTCGAGCAGTCGGCGATCCTGGGTGTGCTCGCCTATGGCATGACTTCCGTCATCATCGGCGGCGGCTCCGATGTCACCGAAGGCGGCATCGACCTGTCGATCGCCGCCAATATGGGGCTGTGCGCCGCCGTCTACGCCACGCTGCTGTCGATGGGCTATGGCGACGTCCTTTCGGCGCTGGCGGCCATCGCCGTCGGCATGGCGGTTGGCGCGCTGAACGCCCTTGCCGTGGTCGGTCTCGGCATCCTGCCGCTGCTGGCGACACTTGCCGTGCTCAACGTAGCCGCCGGCATGGAACTCACGCTCACCCAGAACACGGTCGTCGGCGCATCCTCCCCGCTGCTCGGCTTCCTGGTTTCCGGGGCCTTTCTTGGCATCTCGGCGCTGGCCTGGGCGCTGATCCTGTTCTCCGCCCTCGTCATCGCCATCTTTCACTACACCTCGTTCGGGCTCAGGCTTTACGCGGTTGGTGGCCATCCGGAAGCAGCGCGCGCGGCCGGTCTCAGCGTGCCCTTCTACGTGTCCTTCACCTATGTGCTGAGCGGCTTCTGCGCGGCGGTGGCAAGCGTCCTCACCGTTTCGCGGCTCTCGGCCAGCACGCCCGGTTCCGGCGAACTGCTTTTGTCGGTGCTGGCGGCGGCGTTACTCGGCACCGTCTTTTCCCGCCGCTTCGTTCCGACCATGGGCGGCACGCTGCTCAGCGTGCTGTTCATCGGCCTGCTCGCCAACGGCTTCCAGTTGCTCAACGTCTCCAGCTACTGGGTCAACGGCGTGCAGGGCGCGCTGATCCTGCTGGTGGTGGCCATCACATCCTTTGCCCGCGGCTCGGAGGGTTCACGATGA